Proteins from a genomic interval of Bifidobacterium longum subsp. infantis ATCC 15697 = JCM 1222 = DSM 20088:
- a CDS encoding OFA family MFS transporter: MARFTENRWTSAIIPALLIHIPIGTVYCWSVFKQLIADRLHASPASVEWGFSLAIFFLGMSAAFAGPMVEKNIKKSALVSMVCFVVGFAGTGVSIALNFLPGVFICYGAIMGIGLGVGYLTPVKNLMLWFADNKGLATGIAVAGFGLAKAIASPLMEYLIGTVGLVSMFFILAAVYAVMMFVGFLLIKRPAGWVYDPATSHVSRKTILKKPVFWGIWIAFYINITCGLALISQEKDILHDVLKAFPQYANLSPAKFAAAISGIIGLVLAVDSVFNTAGRVGFSTLSDHLKRRETVYQVIFIMSIAVCLLQIFTNSIDNALLWAVLAMLFLVNAGYGGGFSTLPVLLDQHFGTKTVSTTHGLTLSAWAFAGLSGNQLASFVVAHAPDQAHRYAALIPVLTGLFVVALISISLVKYLGDRNVTKAVEDRG, encoded by the coding sequence ATGGCAAGGTTTACCGAGAATCGTTGGACCAGCGCGATTATTCCCGCACTGCTGATTCATATCCCAATCGGTACCGTCTATTGCTGGAGCGTGTTCAAGCAGCTTATCGCTGACCGTCTCCACGCCAGCCCCGCCTCCGTGGAATGGGGCTTCTCACTCGCCATCTTCTTCCTCGGCATGTCCGCCGCGTTTGCCGGGCCAATGGTGGAGAAAAACATCAAGAAATCCGCACTCGTCTCCATGGTCTGCTTCGTGGTCGGCTTCGCCGGCACGGGCGTGAGCATCGCCCTGAACTTCCTGCCGGGCGTGTTCATCTGTTATGGCGCGATCATGGGCATCGGCCTGGGCGTCGGTTATCTGACTCCGGTCAAGAACCTGATGCTTTGGTTCGCCGACAACAAGGGCCTCGCCACCGGCATCGCCGTCGCCGGCTTCGGCCTGGCCAAGGCCATTGCCAGCCCACTGATGGAATATCTCATCGGCACGGTTGGCCTGGTCAGCATGTTTTTCATCCTCGCCGCGGTCTACGCGGTGATGATGTTCGTCGGCTTCCTGCTCATCAAGCGTCCGGCCGGCTGGGTGTACGATCCCGCGACCTCACACGTCAGCCGCAAGACAATCCTCAAGAAGCCCGTGTTCTGGGGCATCTGGATAGCCTTCTATATCAACATCACCTGCGGCCTGGCCCTCATCAGCCAAGAGAAGGACATCCTGCACGATGTGCTCAAGGCCTTCCCGCAGTATGCCAACCTGAGCCCCGCCAAGTTTGCCGCCGCCATCTCCGGCATCATCGGACTGGTGCTCGCCGTGGACTCCGTGTTCAACACGGCTGGCCGCGTGGGCTTCTCCACACTCTCCGACCACCTGAAGCGCCGCGAGACCGTCTATCAGGTAATCTTCATCATGTCGATTGCCGTGTGCTTGCTGCAGATCTTCACCAACAGCATCGACAACGCTCTGCTGTGGGCCGTGCTGGCCATGCTGTTCCTCGTCAACGCGGGCTATGGTGGCGGTTTCTCGACGCTGCCCGTGCTGCTTGATCAGCACTTCGGCACCAAAACCGTCTCCACCACGCACGGTCTGACGCTGAGCGCCTGGGCATTCGCTGGTCTGTCCGGCAACCAGTTGGCCTCGTTCGTAGTTGCCCACGCGCCTGATCAGGCCCACCGCTACGCCGCACTCATCCCGGTGCTCACCGGCCTGTTCGTTGTGGCCCTGATCAGCATCAGCCTGGTCAAGTACCTCGGCGACAGAAACGTCACGAAGGCCGTCGAAGACCGAGGCTGA
- a CDS encoding FAD-dependent oxidoreductase, translated as MTQTNNLYDVVVIGGGPAGLTAGLYLARARYRVLILEKDDFGGQITITNEVVNYPGVGRTTGRALTQTMRQQAQDFGAEFLSAEATGLDVDGDIKTVHTSRGDLKTFGILIATGASPRKLGFEGEAEYAGRGVAYCATCDGEFFTGKEVLVVGGGFAAAEESVFLTKYASKVTVLVREPDFTCDAAVAAEAKNNPKIDVRYQVELKGVTAGQGGLREASILNLATGQTETWKPADAGTFGVFVFAGYVPATDLVRGVVELDDHGYVVTHDYLETSVPGVYAAGDLRVKNLRQVVTATADGAIAAVELERYAKQMSEKTGLVPPRPTASAYEESEAKAASAASAAGTTPAPAPAKRSADAAAAASAAKKSGELFSAAIKQQLGVVFGRMTRPVTLALELDSTPLSAELQGFIGEMVALSNGKLNSVAVDAAGLITAVDGASVPTSLVVGEPLAVTLPDGTELPTYGSLDDSGRATFDVAGVLPLARPTVRICVPAEGDGKAGKDGNGSLVFTGLAFHGVPSGHEFNSFVLGLYNAAGPGQPLGDDLVERAKSITDPLNIMILVSLTCTMCPETVLASQRIASLSPAVRAEAYDVSHFPELKDQYGAMSVPCIVITHADGTQQVEFGKKSIPQMLELVGA; from the coding sequence ATGACTCAGACCAACAATCTCTATGACGTCGTCGTCATTGGTGGCGGGCCGGCTGGCCTGACGGCCGGCCTGTACCTGGCCCGCGCTCGCTACCGTGTGCTGATTCTTGAAAAAGATGATTTCGGCGGCCAGATCACCATCACCAACGAAGTCGTCAACTATCCGGGCGTGGGCCGCACCACGGGCCGCGCGCTCACCCAAACCATGCGTCAGCAGGCTCAGGACTTTGGTGCCGAATTCCTCTCCGCCGAAGCCACCGGTCTCGACGTGGATGGTGACATCAAAACCGTGCACACCTCACGCGGCGACCTCAAGACGTTCGGCATCCTCATCGCCACCGGCGCCAGCCCGCGCAAGCTGGGCTTCGAGGGCGAGGCCGAATACGCCGGCCGTGGCGTGGCCTACTGTGCCACCTGCGACGGTGAGTTCTTCACCGGCAAGGAAGTGCTGGTGGTCGGCGGCGGATTCGCCGCGGCCGAGGAATCCGTGTTCCTGACCAAATACGCCTCCAAAGTCACCGTGCTCGTGCGCGAACCGGACTTTACATGCGACGCCGCAGTGGCCGCCGAAGCCAAGAACAACCCGAAGATCGACGTGCGTTATCAGGTCGAGCTGAAGGGCGTCACCGCCGGCCAAGGCGGCCTGCGAGAAGCCTCGATCCTGAACCTTGCCACCGGCCAGACCGAAACGTGGAAGCCCGCCGACGCCGGCACCTTCGGCGTCTTCGTGTTCGCCGGCTATGTGCCCGCCACCGATCTGGTGCGCGGCGTAGTGGAGCTCGATGATCACGGTTACGTGGTCACGCACGACTACCTCGAAACCTCGGTGCCGGGCGTATACGCGGCCGGCGATCTGCGCGTCAAGAACCTGCGCCAGGTGGTCACCGCCACCGCCGACGGCGCGATTGCCGCCGTGGAACTGGAGCGTTATGCCAAGCAGATGAGCGAGAAAACCGGCTTGGTGCCGCCGCGTCCCACTGCTTCCGCTTATGAGGAGTCCGAGGCCAAAGCCGCCTCCGCCGCTTCGGCCGCTGGCACGACGCCCGCCCCGGCTCCCGCCAAACGCAGCGCCGATGCCGCAGCCGCAGCCAGCGCCGCCAAGAAGTCCGGCGAACTGTTCTCCGCCGCCATCAAGCAGCAGCTTGGCGTGGTCTTCGGCCGCATGACCCGCCCGGTCACCCTTGCCCTTGAGCTGGACAGCACCCCGCTTTCGGCGGAATTGCAGGGCTTCATCGGCGAGATGGTCGCGTTGTCGAATGGCAAGCTGAACTCGGTCGCCGTCGATGCCGCAGGGCTGATCACGGCGGTGGATGGTGCTTCTGTGCCTACTTCTTTGGTGGTTGGCGAGCCATTGGCCGTCACTTTGCCGGACGGCACCGAACTGCCCACTTATGGTTCGTTGGACGATTCCGGCCGCGCCACATTCGACGTCGCCGGCGTCCTGCCGCTCGCCCGCCCAACTGTGCGCATCTGCGTGCCGGCTGAGGGCGACGGCAAAGCCGGCAAGGACGGCAATGGTTCACTGGTCTTCACCGGTCTGGCCTTCCACGGCGTACCTTCCGGCCACGAGTTCAACTCGTTCGTGCTTGGCCTGTACAATGCGGCCGGTCCCGGCCAGCCGCTGGGTGATGACCTGGTCGAACGCGCGAAGTCCATCACGGACCCGCTGAACATCATGATCCTCGTCTCGCTCACCTGCACGATGTGCCCGGAAACCGTGCTTGCTTCCCAGCGCATTGCCTCCCTGAGCCCGGCCGTGCGCGCCGAAGCCTACGACGTCTCGCACTTCCCCGAACTTAAGGACCAGTACGGCGCGATGAGCGTGCCCTGCATCGTCATCACCCACGCCGACGGCACCCAGCAAGTCGAATTCGGCAAAAAGAGCATCCCCCAAATGCTCGAACTGGTCGGCGCGTAA